In Corynebacterium afermentans subsp. afermentans, a genomic segment contains:
- a CDS encoding DeoR/GlpR family DNA-binding transcription regulator yields MYAEERRRQIASLTAVEGRVNVTELAQRFEVTAETIRRDLSALHDEGAVQRVHGGAVASQSYRSTEIPLDTRQRASLAAKTAIAETALQFVPDTQNCTIFLDSGTTISSLGKRLAETRGDREYSVVTNSIPTALELSDSGLPDVQLLGGSVRPISQAVVGSTALRTLALLRADVAFVGTNALSIGHGLSTPDAQEAAVKAAMVTNARKVVVLCDSTKLGNDYVVSFAPLTDIDVVVTDAEAPSTFVDELRSHGIEVVLAQTQ; encoded by the coding sequence ATGTACGCCGAGGAGCGGAGACGCCAGATCGCGTCTTTGACCGCAGTTGAAGGCCGCGTCAATGTCACCGAGTTGGCGCAGCGCTTCGAGGTCACCGCGGAAACAATCCGCCGGGACCTTTCGGCGCTGCACGATGAGGGCGCGGTGCAGCGCGTCCACGGCGGCGCGGTGGCCAGCCAGTCGTACCGCTCTACGGAGATCCCTCTAGATACCCGCCAGCGCGCCTCGCTCGCGGCCAAGACCGCGATTGCGGAAACCGCGTTGCAGTTCGTACCGGATACGCAAAACTGCACGATCTTTTTGGACTCGGGCACAACTATCAGCAGCTTGGGCAAGCGACTTGCAGAGACTCGCGGGGATAGGGAGTACTCGGTGGTGACCAACTCCATCCCCACTGCCTTGGAGCTGAGTGATTCCGGTTTACCCGATGTGCAGCTACTCGGTGGCAGTGTCCGTCCGATCAGCCAGGCGGTCGTCGGCAGTACTGCACTTCGCACACTGGCCCTGTTGCGAGCTGACGTTGCGTTTGTGGGCACCAACGCGCTGTCCATAGGTCACGGCCTCTCTACCCCAGACGCCCAGGAAGCTGCGGTGAAAGCTGCGATGGTGACGAATGCCCGCAAGGTTGTTGTGTTGTGCGATTCCACGAAGCTGGGCAACGACTATGTGGTCAGCTTCGCGCCGCTGACGGATATTGATGTGGTGGTCACCGACGCTGAGGCTCCCTCCACCTTCGTCGACGAGCTGCGCTCGCACGGTATTGAGGTCGTGCTCGCACAGACCCAATAG
- a CDS encoding HPr family phosphocarrier protein — MASKTVKVGSTVGLHARPATVIADAAGEYDDEILLTLVGGDDDDETDAASSLMIMAMGAEHGDEVTVTSDNADAVEKIGTLIEQNLDEE; from the coding sequence ATGGCTTCCAAGACTGTAAAGGTCGGTTCCACCGTCGGGCTGCACGCACGCCCGGCCACGGTGATCGCCGATGCTGCCGGCGAGTACGATGACGAGATTTTGCTGACCCTTGTCGGTGGCGACGATGACGACGAGACGGACGCTGCCTCCTCGCTGATGATTATGGCCATGGGCGCCGAGCACGGCGATGAGGTCACCGTGACCTCCGACAACGCAGATGCCGTGGAAAAGATCGGGACGCTGATCGAGCAGAACCTCGACGAAGAGTAA
- the nrdR gene encoding transcriptional regulator NrdR — MFCPFCHNEQSRVTDSRLVEAGSAIRRRRECTECGGRFTTVEKAVLTVVKRNGVSEPFDRDKLIVGVRRACQGRDVTDDALKRLAQEVEETVRAQGSSQVPAHEIGLAVLEPLRALDEVAYLRFASVYKSFESADDFESEIRLMRRRDREDF, encoded by the coding sequence GTGTTTTGTCCTTTTTGCCACAACGAGCAATCCCGTGTGACTGACTCTCGGCTGGTCGAAGCCGGCTCTGCGATTCGTCGACGCAGAGAGTGCACCGAGTGCGGGGGACGTTTCACCACAGTGGAAAAGGCAGTCCTCACCGTTGTGAAACGCAACGGCGTGAGCGAACCGTTTGACCGCGACAAACTTATCGTCGGCGTGCGTCGAGCATGCCAAGGCCGCGATGTCACCGACGACGCTTTGAAACGCCTTGCCCAGGAAGTGGAAGAGACTGTGCGCGCCCAGGGCAGCTCGCAGGTGCCCGCCCACGAGATCGGCCTGGCGGTGCTTGAACCGCTGCGCGCCCTCGACGAAGTGGCGTACCTGCGCTTCGCATCGGTGTACAAGTCGTTCGAGAGCGCAGACGACTTCGAATCCGAAATCCGGCTCATGCGCCGCCGCGACCGCGAGGACTTTTAA
- the hrpA gene encoding ATP-dependent RNA helicase HrpA, protein MNEHESPTSPPTKPQLYEALDGVPIADVRRFRRRLKNAKSSEALSAIGADVVKAEAAVAKRDARIPEIAYPENLPVSARREDIMELVRDNQVVVIAGETGSGKTTQIPKMLLELGRGRRGLIGHTQPRRLAARTVAERIADELGQNIGESVGYAIRFDDRVSESTAVKLMTDGILLAEMQRDRFLNAYDTIIIDEAHERSLNIDFLLGYLKRLLPKRPDLKVIVTSATIDPEAFAEHFADAEGNPAPIIEVSGRTYPVEIRYRPLVEQVQGKDGSVKEVDTDMIDGVVDACKELMREGEGDILCFFASERDIRDCMEAIEKQHWRGVEVVPLFGRLSNAEQHRVFAPHSGRRIVLSTNIAETSLTVPGIHYVVDTGLARISRYSTRTKVQRLPIEEISQASANQRSGRSGRIADGVAIRLYSEDNFEARPEFTDPEILRTNLASVVLQMISLRLGDIKDFPFIQPPDQKAVRDGLLLLHELGAISDKERGGAPVLTDVGRDIARIPVDPKMARMLVEANRLGVLDDVTVIVASMTIQDVRERPLEYQAQADQAHARFKDATSDFLSSLKLWDYIGDSRDELSGNAFRKRMKREFLHYMRIREWFDLVRQLRDVERQLGWSRAENVAGERDADAIHKSLLTGLLSNIGARDGNSKEFQGARGTRFLVFPGSSLSKKPPEFLMAAELVETSRLWARDVAKIQPAWVEATAGQLMKHSYSEPVWSRKRSAAMVHQKSMLYGVTIVRDRLVPYHRVDAEGARNMFIRHALLEGDWNRHHHFIDHNEALLAEAAEVEEKVRRRGLVVDEDTLFEFYDSRLPKTVTTARHFDSWWKKKRAEDKHYLDFDPAALLDDEGVDSSTTAFPEVWRQGSIDYAVRYKFEPGDPFDGVTVDVSVPLLANLRPEGFDWLVPGLRSELAAEYIRTLPKALRKTVVPAPDFAERALEAIREKQDDDGASEADLRETPFAEALADALHSIGGRGINGTDFNPSALPEHLKVTFAAIDRRGKVVDHDTDLGALKRRQAGKIKSSVSKAGRTSESDAVAKWTTDSLGAVPETVTTTIDGNEVDAYPALEATRNGVKVTVHPTKAAADASMVTATLTLLLREVTVNAGQMTKGLPLRQKVAVDRYPHGGAAGLVEDARVAVIRDLMFSSGGPVRSPEEFDALVAEIRPQVAGGVRRVVVTLAPALAEYANIAAELEQWEGPAIDDMTSQLRFFLPKHAVTVHGIGHLQHLPRYIDAMRIRLEDMRLDPDRDADRQSVIDSVKAYLTQRMKALPAGRTKTKAYKDVLWLIEELRVSLFAQRLGTPKPVSQRRIEKKIDALR, encoded by the coding sequence ATGAATGAGCACGAATCCCCTACCTCACCTCCCACGAAACCGCAGTTGTACGAGGCGCTCGACGGCGTCCCGATCGCAGACGTGCGCAGGTTCCGCAGGCGCCTAAAAAACGCCAAATCCTCTGAGGCTTTGTCGGCGATTGGCGCGGACGTGGTCAAGGCGGAAGCTGCCGTCGCTAAGCGTGATGCCCGGATCCCCGAGATTGCGTACCCGGAGAACCTACCGGTGTCCGCGCGGCGCGAGGACATCATGGAGCTGGTGCGCGACAACCAGGTCGTGGTGATCGCTGGCGAAACCGGCTCCGGTAAGACCACCCAGATTCCGAAGATGCTGCTGGAGCTGGGACGCGGCCGCCGCGGCCTGATCGGCCACACGCAGCCGCGCAGGCTGGCCGCGCGCACTGTGGCGGAGCGCATCGCCGACGAGCTGGGCCAAAACATCGGAGAATCCGTCGGCTACGCCATCCGCTTCGACGACCGCGTCTCCGAATCCACAGCGGTCAAGCTCATGACGGACGGCATCTTACTTGCGGAGATGCAGCGCGACAGGTTCTTAAACGCCTACGACACGATCATCATCGACGAGGCGCACGAGCGCTCGCTGAATATCGACTTTCTGCTCGGATACCTCAAGCGGCTGCTGCCGAAGCGCCCGGACCTGAAGGTGATTGTCACCTCCGCAACCATCGACCCGGAAGCGTTTGCGGAGCATTTCGCAGACGCCGAGGGCAACCCCGCGCCCATCATCGAGGTCTCCGGCCGCACTTACCCCGTGGAGATCCGCTACCGCCCGCTGGTGGAGCAGGTGCAGGGCAAAGACGGCTCCGTCAAGGAAGTCGACACCGACATGATCGACGGTGTGGTCGACGCTTGCAAGGAGCTCATGCGCGAGGGCGAAGGCGACATCTTGTGCTTCTTCGCCTCCGAGCGCGACATCCGCGACTGCATGGAGGCCATTGAAAAACAGCACTGGCGCGGCGTAGAGGTCGTGCCCCTGTTCGGCCGCCTGTCCAACGCGGAGCAGCACCGGGTCTTTGCCCCGCACTCCGGCCGGCGCATCGTGCTGTCCACCAACATCGCGGAAACCTCGCTGACCGTGCCGGGCATCCACTACGTGGTGGACACCGGCCTGGCGCGTATCTCGCGTTACTCCACGCGCACCAAGGTCCAGCGCCTGCCCATTGAGGAGATCTCCCAGGCCTCCGCAAACCAGCGCTCCGGCCGCTCCGGCCGTATCGCCGACGGCGTGGCCATCCGCCTGTACTCGGAGGACAACTTCGAAGCCCGCCCCGAGTTCACCGACCCGGAGATCCTGCGCACCAATCTGGCCTCCGTGGTGCTGCAGATGATCTCCCTGCGCTTGGGCGACATCAAAGATTTCCCCTTCATCCAGCCGCCGGACCAGAAGGCCGTTCGCGACGGGTTGCTGCTCCTGCACGAGCTCGGCGCAATCTCGGACAAGGAACGCGGCGGCGCACCGGTGCTCACCGACGTGGGGCGCGACATCGCGCGTATCCCGGTGGACCCGAAGATGGCGCGCATGCTGGTGGAAGCCAACCGCCTCGGCGTGCTAGACGACGTCACCGTGATCGTGGCCAGCATGACCATCCAGGACGTGCGCGAGCGCCCCCTGGAGTACCAGGCGCAGGCGGACCAGGCCCACGCCCGGTTCAAAGACGCAACATCGGACTTCCTGTCCTCGCTCAAGCTGTGGGACTACATCGGCGACTCGCGCGACGAGCTGTCCGGCAACGCCTTCCGCAAGCGTATGAAGCGCGAGTTCTTGCACTACATGCGCATCCGCGAATGGTTCGACCTCGTGCGCCAGCTGCGCGACGTGGAACGCCAGCTGGGCTGGTCGCGCGCCGAGAATGTCGCGGGCGAGCGCGACGCCGACGCGATCCACAAGTCGCTGCTGACGGGCTTGTTGTCCAACATCGGTGCCCGCGACGGCAATTCGAAGGAATTCCAGGGCGCACGCGGGACAAGGTTCTTGGTGTTCCCGGGGTCGTCGCTAAGCAAAAAGCCCCCGGAGTTCCTCATGGCGGCCGAACTCGTGGAAACCTCGCGCCTGTGGGCCCGCGACGTGGCCAAGATTCAGCCCGCCTGGGTGGAAGCTACTGCAGGCCAGCTGATGAAACACAGCTACTCCGAACCTGTGTGGTCTCGGAAGCGCTCGGCCGCAATGGTGCACCAGAAGTCGATGCTCTACGGCGTGACTATCGTGCGCGACCGGCTTGTGCCCTACCACCGCGTCGACGCCGAGGGCGCGCGCAACATGTTCATCCGCCACGCCCTTCTTGAAGGCGATTGGAACCGCCACCACCACTTCATCGACCACAACGAAGCCCTGCTCGCCGAGGCCGCTGAGGTGGAGGAAAAGGTGCGCCGCCGCGGCCTGGTGGTAGATGAGGACACCCTCTTCGAGTTCTACGACTCACGCCTGCCCAAGACCGTGACCACTGCCCGCCACTTCGATTCCTGGTGGAAGAAAAAGCGGGCTGAAGACAAGCACTACCTGGACTTCGACCCTGCCGCGCTTCTCGACGACGAAGGCGTGGATTCCTCCACCACCGCCTTCCCCGAGGTGTGGCGCCAGGGCTCTATCGATTACGCAGTGCGCTACAAGTTTGAGCCGGGCGATCCTTTCGACGGTGTGACCGTGGACGTGTCCGTGCCGCTTCTAGCCAACCTGCGGCCGGAGGGCTTTGACTGGCTGGTGCCGGGGCTGCGCTCGGAGCTGGCCGCGGAGTACATCCGCACACTGCCAAAGGCGTTACGCAAGACGGTTGTGCCGGCTCCCGACTTCGCTGAGCGTGCACTGGAGGCGATCCGGGAGAAGCAGGATGATGACGGCGCCAGTGAGGCTGATCTGCGCGAAACCCCGTTTGCCGAGGCACTCGCGGACGCGCTGCACAGCATCGGCGGGCGCGGCATCAACGGCACCGACTTCAACCCGTCTGCGCTGCCCGAGCATCTGAAGGTGACCTTCGCCGCGATTGACCGCCGCGGCAAAGTGGTCGATCACGACACCGACCTCGGCGCGTTGAAGCGCCGCCAGGCCGGCAAGATCAAATCCTCCGTGTCCAAGGCCGGGCGCACCTCCGAGTCGGATGCGGTGGCGAAGTGGACTACCGATTCCCTCGGCGCGGTGCCGGAGACGGTGACTACGACTATCGACGGCAACGAAGTCGACGCCTACCCGGCACTCGAGGCCACCAGGAACGGCGTGAAAGTCACGGTGCACCCGACGAAGGCCGCCGCGGATGCCTCAATGGTCACAGCGACGCTGACGTTGCTGTTGCGCGAGGTCACGGTCAACGCAGGGCAGATGACCAAGGGGTTGCCGTTGCGCCAGAAGGTGGCGGTGGACCGCTACCCGCACGGCGGCGCCGCCGGGCTGGTGGAGGACGCCCGCGTCGCCGTGATCCGCGACCTGATGTTCTCCTCCGGCGGGCCGGTGCGCTCGCCGGAGGAGTTCGATGCGCTCGTGGCAGAAATCCGCCCCCAGGTCGCTGGTGGGGTGCGCCGCGTGGTGGTCACCTTGGCGCCGGCTCTGGCGGAGTACGCGAATATCGCGGCAGAGCTTGAGCAGTGGGAGGGCCCGGCTATCGACGACATGACGTCGCAGCTGCGGTTTTTCCTGCCGAAGCACGCGGTGACTGTCCACGGCATCGGGCACTTGCAGCACCTGCCCCGCTACATTGACGCGATGCGCATCCGCCTGGAGGACATGCGGCTGGATCCGGACCGCGACGCCGACCGGCAGTCAGTGATTGATTCTGTGAAGGCATATTTGACGCAGCGCATGAAGGCCTTGCCCGCTGGTCGCACGAAGACCAAGGCGTACAAGGATGTTTTGTGGCTGATTGAAGAGCTGCGTGTGAGCTTGTTCGCGCAGCGTTTGGGTACGCCGAAGCCGGTGAGCCAGCGGCGCATTGAGAAGAAGATTGACGCTCTGCGTTAG
- a CDS encoding peroxiredoxin, protein MPIMTVGERFPEFDLVALKGGNLKEANAASPDDYFENVSLDKYEGKWKIVFFYPKDFTFVCPTEIAAFGKLNEEFEDRDTQVLGGSTDNEYSHFNWRATHEELLDVPFPMFADVRHDLIRALGVENADGVCDRATFIIDPDGIIQFVSVTPDAVGRNVDEVLRVLDALQSEEVCACDWQKNDPTKNIDKMAVVQESLK, encoded by the coding sequence ATGCCGATCATGACTGTTGGAGAGCGTTTCCCGGAATTCGACCTCGTCGCGCTGAAGGGCGGCAACCTGAAGGAGGCGAACGCTGCTTCCCCGGACGATTACTTCGAGAACGTGTCGCTGGATAAGTACGAGGGCAAGTGGAAGATCGTCTTCTTCTACCCGAAGGACTTCACCTTCGTCTGCCCGACCGAGATCGCCGCATTCGGCAAGCTCAACGAGGAGTTCGAGGACCGCGACACCCAGGTGCTCGGCGGCTCCACCGACAACGAGTACTCCCACTTCAACTGGCGCGCGACCCACGAGGAACTGCTGGACGTCCCGTTCCCGATGTTCGCTGACGTCCGCCACGACCTGATCCGCGCTCTTGGTGTCGAGAACGCTGACGGTGTGTGCGACCGCGCAACCTTCATCATCGACCCGGACGGCATCATCCAGTTCGTCTCCGTCACCCCGGACGCTGTCGGCCGCAACGTTGACGAGGTTCTGCGAGTGCTCGACGCACTGCAGTCCGAGGAAGTCTGCGCCTGCGATTGGCAGAAGAATGACCCGACCAAGAACATCGACAAGATGGCCGTGGTCCAGGAGTCCCTGAAGTAG
- a CDS encoding hydrogen peroxide-inducible genes activator, whose amino-acid sequence MANREYKPTLAQLRTFVTVAEQKHFVSAANKLGISQPSLSQALAALESGLGIQLIERSTRRVIVTPTGEELLPYAKATLEAADAFVAQSRGALGVLAGPLNIGVIPTIAPYILPSLLKLIEDEFPDLEPRIVENQTEELLLRLRDGQIDVAVLATPTDATGVCEIPLYEEAFAIVTSPDHPAAGRGDLDLNALKDLELLLLDDGHCLRDQIVELCKIAEVNRTPGAQSVTRAASLTTVVQLVVAGLGSTLVPVSALSTECARPGLAIAAFGPGVDAKRTVGLVMRASSRRRPEFEQLGELVSRAFEQATESSRKLLPR is encoded by the coding sequence ATGGCTAATCGAGAGTATAAACCGACGCTTGCTCAGCTCCGCACCTTTGTCACCGTCGCCGAGCAGAAGCATTTCGTCTCCGCGGCGAACAAGCTCGGCATCTCGCAGCCCTCCCTTTCACAGGCGCTGGCTGCGTTGGAATCCGGCCTAGGCATCCAGCTCATCGAACGCTCCACCCGGCGCGTCATCGTCACCCCCACCGGCGAGGAGCTCCTCCCCTACGCCAAGGCCACGCTGGAGGCGGCGGACGCGTTCGTTGCGCAATCCCGCGGTGCCCTCGGGGTGCTGGCTGGCCCGCTCAACATCGGCGTGATCCCCACCATCGCGCCGTACATCCTGCCGTCGCTGTTGAAGCTCATCGAGGATGAGTTCCCGGACCTGGAGCCGCGAATTGTGGAAAACCAGACCGAAGAGCTGTTGCTGCGGCTTCGCGACGGCCAGATCGACGTCGCGGTACTCGCCACTCCAACCGACGCCACCGGGGTGTGTGAGATCCCGCTGTACGAAGAAGCCTTCGCCATCGTCACATCCCCCGACCATCCGGCGGCCGGGCGCGGGGATCTCGACCTCAATGCGCTGAAAGACCTCGAACTACTGTTGCTTGACGACGGGCACTGCCTACGCGATCAGATTGTGGAACTGTGCAAGATTGCCGAGGTCAACCGCACCCCCGGCGCGCAGTCGGTGACGCGGGCCGCGTCGCTGACCACGGTGGTGCAGCTTGTGGTGGCCGGGCTCGGCTCCACGCTGGTGCCCGTCTCGGCCTTGTCCACGGAGTGCGCGCGCCCCGGCCTCGCCATTGCCGCGTTCGGCCCCGGCGTGGATGCGAAGCGCACCGTCGGGCTGGTCATGCGGGCGTCCTCGCGACGCCGCCCGGAGTTTGAGCAGCTCGGCGAGTTGGTCTCCCGCGCGTTCGAGCAAGCGACGGAATCGAGCCGTAAGCTGCTGCCGCGCTAG
- a CDS encoding NAD(P)/FAD-dependent oxidoreductase yields MTRTIVVGAGMTGLATAWHLQEYGHEVEVLERIDVAAGSSWGNAGWLAPGKTIPLANSSLWAYGPTALFDKHAALDVPVRIDPKLWRFCANFMAHATGRAWDKTMAGLTQADLAALAAYDELEAGGVNASTTEGPFIIGFENEGKAAGFLKEVEGAQRHGQDIPFEQITLDDARADAPMLTDKVGATYRMGGQRFIEPGPYCQAVADSIVQRGGTITTGAEVVEVTSTRTPAVKLATGERLHADNVVLATGAWLPKLAKVLGVTTLVQAGRGYSFSVETEEPATCPVYLPDPKIACTPYQGRFRIAGTMEFRGPDEPFQPGRVASMIHTTKPFFRGIHWDDRQDEWVGSRPVTPDGLPLVGATKAPNVYTNGGHGMWGIILGPLSGKMLAKQIETGEVDETIAPFDPLRGPFGGL; encoded by the coding sequence GTGACCCGCACTATCGTCGTCGGGGCCGGCATGACGGGCCTCGCCACCGCGTGGCACCTACAGGAGTACGGACATGAGGTGGAGGTGCTGGAACGCATCGATGTCGCCGCCGGCTCTTCTTGGGGCAACGCTGGATGGCTCGCACCAGGAAAAACGATCCCCCTGGCCAACTCGAGCTTGTGGGCGTACGGGCCCACAGCGCTCTTTGACAAGCACGCCGCTCTTGATGTGCCTGTGCGCATCGACCCGAAGCTGTGGCGCTTCTGTGCGAACTTCATGGCGCACGCCACCGGCCGCGCCTGGGACAAGACGATGGCGGGTCTGACCCAGGCAGATCTTGCTGCCTTGGCGGCATACGACGAGCTTGAGGCAGGCGGAGTGAATGCGTCCACTACCGAGGGGCCGTTCATCATCGGTTTCGAGAACGAAGGCAAAGCCGCCGGCTTCCTGAAGGAGGTCGAAGGGGCGCAACGTCACGGCCAGGACATCCCCTTCGAGCAGATCACGCTTGACGACGCCCGAGCAGACGCGCCGATGCTTACCGACAAAGTCGGGGCAACATACCGCATGGGCGGACAGCGCTTCATCGAACCAGGGCCATACTGCCAGGCTGTCGCTGATTCGATCGTCCAGCGCGGCGGTACCATCACCACGGGTGCGGAGGTCGTGGAGGTCACCTCCACCCGCACACCCGCGGTCAAACTCGCTACCGGTGAGCGGCTGCACGCCGACAACGTGGTACTTGCCACCGGCGCGTGGCTTCCTAAGTTGGCGAAGGTCCTGGGAGTGACCACCCTCGTCCAGGCCGGCCGAGGGTACTCCTTCTCCGTAGAGACCGAAGAACCCGCCACGTGCCCGGTGTATCTGCCGGACCCGAAGATCGCCTGCACCCCGTACCAGGGCCGGTTCCGCATCGCCGGCACAATGGAGTTCCGCGGACCCGACGAGCCATTCCAGCCTGGCCGCGTGGCGTCGATGATCCACACGACGAAACCGTTCTTCCGTGGCATCCACTGGGACGACCGGCAGGACGAGTGGGTGGGATCACGCCCGGTCACCCCGGACGGCCTGCCGCTCGTTGGTGCTACCAAGGCACCGAACGTCTACACCAACGGCGGCCACGGCATGTGGGGCATCATTCTCGGTCCGCTGTCCGGGAAGATGCTGGCGAAGCAGATCGAGACCGGCGAGGTGGACGAGACAATCGCGCCGTTCGATCCGCTGCGCGGCCCCTTCGGCGGCCTGTAG
- a CDS encoding carboxymuconolactone decarboxylase family protein yields MSIESLRGALPEYAKDQKLNLGSLTRSTELSEQQLWGALLASAAATRNAKVIAEIAEEAKEHLSEEAVEAAYGAATVMAMNNVAYRTKGWLGDDYANVKFGLRMNIISKPGVEKADFELWSLAVSAINGCEHCAVAHANTVREEGVTKEQVWETVKVAGVVQAVAQAITIEDAR; encoded by the coding sequence ATGTCCATTGAGAGTCTGCGCGGCGCACTGCCCGAATACGCGAAGGATCAGAAGCTCAACCTCGGTTCGCTGACCCGCTCCACCGAGCTCAGCGAGCAGCAGCTCTGGGGCGCTCTTCTCGCATCCGCGGCCGCGACCCGCAACGCGAAGGTCATCGCCGAAATCGCTGAGGAAGCCAAGGAGCACCTCTCCGAGGAGGCCGTGGAGGCCGCGTACGGTGCCGCCACCGTCATGGCAATGAACAACGTCGCCTACCGCACCAAGGGCTGGCTCGGCGACGATTACGCCAACGTGAAGTTTGGCCTTCGCATGAACATCATCTCGAAGCCGGGCGTGGAAAAGGCCGACTTCGAACTGTGGTCGCTCGCTGTTTCCGCCATCAACGGTTGCGAGCACTGTGCCGTGGCGCACGCGAACACCGTCCGCGAGGAAGGCGTGACCAAGGAGCAGGTCTGGGAGACCGTCAAGGTCGCTGGCGTCGTCCAAGCGGTGGCTCAGGCTATCACCATCGAGGACGCCCGCTAG
- the lexA gene encoding transcriptional repressor LexA, which produces MARKKAEPGNPDFNALSDRQRRILQVIQDAVVLRGYPPSIREIGDAAGLQSTSSVAYQLKELEKKGFLRRDPNKPRAVDLRQLPETGRKQRKPQEAKPEDSGNARYVPVVGQIAAGAPILAEENVDTYYPLPEELLGDGDVFMLKVVGESMREAGILDGDWVVVRSQPNAEEGEFVAALLDGEATVKEFHRDSTGVWLLPHNDAFEPIKGDEAEIMGRVISVFRTL; this is translated from the coding sequence ATGGCACGAAAGAAGGCCGAGCCCGGCAACCCGGATTTCAACGCACTGTCTGACCGTCAGCGCCGTATCCTCCAGGTCATTCAGGACGCTGTTGTCCTGCGCGGTTACCCGCCGAGCATCCGCGAGATCGGCGATGCCGCTGGTTTGCAGTCCACCTCCTCTGTCGCATACCAGCTCAAGGAGCTGGAGAAGAAGGGTTTCCTTCGTCGCGACCCGAACAAGCCGCGCGCCGTGGATCTGCGTCAGCTGCCAGAGACCGGACGCAAACAGCGCAAGCCGCAGGAAGCGAAGCCGGAGGATTCGGGCAATGCCCGCTACGTGCCGGTGGTTGGCCAGATCGCTGCAGGTGCTCCGATCCTCGCCGAAGAGAACGTGGACACCTATTACCCGCTGCCCGAGGAGCTGCTCGGCGACGGCGATGTTTTCATGCTCAAGGTTGTCGGCGAATCCATGCGCGAGGCCGGCATCCTCGACGGTGACTGGGTTGTTGTCCGCTCCCAGCCGAACGCGGAGGAGGGCGAGTTCGTGGCGGCGCTTCTGGACGGTGAGGCGACGGTCAAGGAGTTCCACCGCGACTCCACCGGTGTGTGGCTGTTGCCCCACAACGATGCATTCGAGCCGATCAAGGGCGACGAGGCTGAGATCATGGGGCGTGTCATCTCGGTGTTCCGTACTCTGTAA